ctgttcagtgtatattGTCAGTAAATATACAGTTGATCCTTCACCCACCTCTTCAGACATGGTGTTGGAGGACGTGACAGAATTGTAAGTACTTTCGCCCATTAAATCTTTTCAGATCTGATGATTCTGGACATGTTTTATCCTTCACCTTAATGACTGTATTTTAGTGAAATCACACCGGAGGGAAGAAGGATAACCAAACTGGACCAGATCCTACTTAACGGCAACAACATCACCATGGTAGGTGTAATGAGGTTATGCTGCTAACCCTTTAAGCCTATTCTCAGCCGGCTGGTAGAGCATGTTTTGACAATGGATTTATAAGTGGATATGAAAACAACCTACACTTGAACTTAATTGGTCAACTCCCCCAGCACCACTTTacattattttgtatatttttggGTTCCTGCGGTTCAGTGTTGTGGCACTCTAACTTTGCCCACTTAGAGGGCTATAAGAAAACTCAGTCACTAAAGATATGGGATAAAAGGCAGGAATTCAGTTGGTGAGGGATTAATATTGCACCATTCCCGTTAGTAGAGACCTTGAAGAGTAGGAATATGAAAATAAATCGTTTAActgctatttttattttttttacattttatgtcAGTAAAAGTATGGTGGACTAAGAATAGggtacatacatttaaaaaaagatatgTTTAAAATATAAATTGTTGACAAAACTATATTAGGCAACATCAATTCATAAAAGCACATTTCATGGCCAATAAGGTAAATTAA
This genomic window from Oncorhynchus gorbuscha isolate QuinsamMale2020 ecotype Even-year linkage group LG07, OgorEven_v1.0, whole genome shotgun sequence contains:
- the LOC124039701 gene encoding U6 snRNA-associated Sm-like protein LSm5 isoform X2 encodes the protein MKNDKEIVGTLLGFDDFVNMVLEDVTEFEITPEGRRITKLDQILLNGNNITMLIPGGEGPEV